One Pleuronectes platessa chromosome 20, fPlePla1.1, whole genome shotgun sequence DNA window includes the following coding sequences:
- the mtpap gene encoding poly(A) RNA polymerase, mitochondrial, which produces MASSYAVCRLHMRGRGSLGKCLQRLDTFLHRSIGSDVVAAQAEAVRRDQSDAKDGSKSLYVVQAERQEQAERSVLISCHSRTNEKKFLKDLSKHGDIKKHFFYESYGVYAVVEFSSQESVASLLEGAIIPAVSHESMVPFKSRLLSLRNLNSLDSSNQQAGQQRQPQTTPPINELIQRLSRDESIDHQITHLTESYQLTEENIRLRFLVCSLLNDIAAAYFPECTIKPFGSSVNGFGKLGCDLDMFLDLDGISGRNVKMPKSGLFLEYQMKRASSERAVTQSILSVIGECVDQFGPGCVGVQKILNARCPLVRFAHQPSGFQCDLTANNRVAMKSTELLYLYGELDPRVRCLVFTIRCWARTHGVTSSIPGAWITNFSLTVMVVFFLQRRNPPIIPTLDQLRELAGPADKSVIEGNDCTFVSDFSKIPLHSNTATLEQLLCEFFDFYASFPFSKMSINIRKGKEQNKPEVTPLHIQNPFETSLNVSKNVNNSQLDRFVALCQESTWLLQQRENNTPRRHTGGNTPGPWGLVQLLMPLQVAGVKGRKGKRREAASERIKSLLESLKNKN; this is translated from the exons ATGGCGTCCTCCTATGCGGTGTGCAGGTTACATATGAGGGGACGGGGCAGCCTCGGGAAGTGTCTACAGAGACTTGACACGTTTCTCCACAGAAGTATCGGATCTGATGTTGTGGCTGCGCAGGCGGAGGCGGTTCGAAGGGACCAAAGTG ATGCGAAAGATGGATCCAAGTCGCTCTATGTCGTCCAGGCCGAGAGACAAGAACAAGCAGAGAGATCTGTTCTCATCAGCTGCCACTCCAGAACCAATGAGAAGAAGTTTCTCAAGGATTTATCCAAACATGGTGACATCAAGAAACACTTCTTTTATGAAAGCTAC GGCGTGTATGCTGTGGTGGAGTTTTCAAGCCAGGAAAGTGTTGCCTCATTACTTGAAGGTGCCATCATCCCCGCTGTCAGCCATGAGTCCATGGTGCCTTTTAAATCCAGACTATTGTCACTGAGGAACCTCAACTCTTTGGACTCATCAAACCAGCAGGCAGGACAACAGAGACAACCACAAACCACCCCTCCCATCAATGAGCTCATACAGAGACTGTCCAGAGACGAGAGT ATAGACCATCAGATAACCCACCTGACGGAATCCTACCAACTAACGGAGGAGAACATCAGGCTGCGTTTCCTCGTCTGCTCTCTGCTCAATGACATCGCTGCCGcatatttcccagaatgcaccaTCAAACCATTTGGCTCCTCAGTGAACGGCTTCGGAAAGCTGGGCTGTGACCTGGACATGTTTCTGGACCTGGATGGCATCAGTGGAAGGAACGTAAAGATG CCCAAATCTGGTCTATTCCTGGAGTATCAGATGAAGAGGGCCAGCTCGGAGCGCGCTGTCACCCAGAGCATCCTCTCCGTCATCGGGGAGTGTGTGGACCAGTTTGGGCCGGGATGTGTTGGGGTTCAGAAGATTCTCAACGCCAGGTGCCCCCTGGTCCGTTTCGCCCACCAGCCCTCTGGCTTTCAGTGCGACCTTACAGCCAACAACAG GGTGGCGATGAAAAGCACAGAGCTGCTCTACCTATACGGAGAGCTGGACCCGCGGGTGCGCTGCCTCGTGTTCACCATCCGCTGCTGGGCCCGAACTCATGGCGTGACCAGCAGCATCCCCGGTGCCTGGATCaccaacttctccctcaccgTCATGGTGGTGTTCTTCCTGCAGAGGAGGAACCCTCCAATCATCCCCACACTGGACCAACTCAGAGAGCTTGCAG GTCCCGCAGACAAGAGCGTGATTGAAGGTAACGACTGCACGTTTGTCAGCGACTTCAGCAAGATCCCGCTCCACAGCAACACGGCAACACTAG AGCAGCTCCTTTGTGAGTTCTTCGACTTCTACGCCTCCTTTCCATTCAGCAAGATGTCCATAAATATCAGAAAG GGTAAAGAGCAGAACAAGCCAGAGGTGACGCCGCTGCACATCCAGAACCCGTTCGAAACCTCCCTGAACGTCAGCAAGAACGTCAACAACTCCCAGCTAGACCGCTTCGTGGCTCTGTGTCAGGAGAGCACCTGGCTGCTCCAGCAGAGGGAAAACAACACGCCCAGACGTCACACTGGGGGCAACACTCCCGGACCTTGGGGACTCGTTCAACTCCTCATGCCCTTACAGGTcgcaggggtcaaaggtcgaaAGGGAAAGAGACGAGAGGCGGCCAGTGAGAGGATTAAGAGCTTGTTAGAATCCTTGAAGAATAAAAATTAG